A genome region from Polyodon spathula isolate WHYD16114869_AA chromosome 19, ASM1765450v1, whole genome shotgun sequence includes the following:
- the LOC121294665 gene encoding nucleosome assembly protein 1-like 4 isoform X1, translating into MEGGVSTKCGTFTAATSLREEGKRPRADQVVQNPQAMAALRERLESASHTPSTIMDSMPVQVKRRVNALKQLQVKCAHIEAKFYEEVHELERKYAAMYQPLFDKRREIVTGSIEPTDEECEWHSEGEEEDELAEDMKKKATVDENKEDAVPEEALKGIPGFWITIFRNVDMLSDLVHEHDEPILNHLQDIKVKFSDPGQPLSFTLEFLFEPNDYFNNAILTKVYKMKSEPDQADPFSFEGPEIVDCEGCLIDWKKGKNVTVKTIKKKQKHKGRGTVRTITKQVPSDSFFNFFNPVKVSGDGEALDEDSEFSLAEDFEVGHFFRERIVPRAVLYFTGEAIEDDDDNFEEEEGEEGEEEEDEDEEYDPKKEATQPTECKQQ; encoded by the exons CGGATCAGGTCGTGCAGAATCCACAGGCCATGGCTGCTCTTCGGGAACGACTTGAAAGTGCATCACATACTCCATCCACCATCATGGATAG TATGCCAGTACAGGTCAAGAGACGAGTTAACGCCTTAAAGCAGCTGCAGGTCAAATGTGCACACATAGAAGCCAAGTTTTATGAGGAAGTCCATGAACTAGAAAGGAAATATGCAGCCATGTATCAGCCACTGTTTGACAAG AGACGAGAAATAGTTACTGGTAGTATTGAGCCTACAGATGAGGAGTGTGAGTGGCACAGTGAaggagaagaggaggatgaaTTAGCT GAAGATatgaaaaagaaagcaacagTAGATGAAAATAAAGAAGATGCAGTACCAGAGGAAGCACTTAAAGGAATCCCAGGGTTCTGGATCACGATATTCCGGAACGTAGATATGCTAAGCGACTTGGTACAT GAGCATGACGAGCCAATCCTGAATCACTTGCAGGACATCAAAGTTAAGTTTTCTGATCCTGGACAACCATTG AGTTTCACGTTAGAGTTCCTCTTTGAGCCCAATGACTACTTCAACAATGCTATCCTAACAAAAGTCTACAAGATGAAGTCAGAACCAGACCAGGCAGACCCTTTCTCTTTTGAAGGACCTGAAATTGTCGACTGTGAAGG ATGTTTAATTGACTGGAAGAAAGGCAAAAATGTGACtgtaaaaacaatcaaaaagaaGCAGAAGCACAAGGGCCGTGGCACAGTGAGGACAATCACGAAACAAGTACCCAGTGACTCATTCTTCAACTTCTTCAACCCTGTCAAAg TTTCTGGAGATGGAGAGGCATTG GATGAAGATTCTGAATTCAGTTTAGCAGAAGATTTTGAAGTTGGACACTTTTTCCGTGAACGGATAGTTCCTCGGGCAGTGCTGTATTTCACTGGAGAAGCCATAGAAGATGATGACGATAAT tttgaagaGGAGGAGGGCGAAGAAGGCGAGGAAGAG gaagatgaagatgaagagtATGATCCTAAG aaaGAAGCAACCCAGCCTACTGAATGCAAACAGCAGTAA
- the LOC121294665 gene encoding nucleosome assembly protein 1-like 4 isoform X4 — translation MDGDKIGKADQVVQNPQAMAALRERLESASHTPSTIMDSMPVQVKRRVNALKQLQVKCAHIEAKFYEEVHELERKYAAMYQPLFDKRREIVTGSIEPTDEECEWHSEGEEEDELAEDMKKKATVDENKEDAVPEEALKGIPGFWITIFRNVDMLSDLVHEHDEPILNHLQDIKVKFSDPGQPLSFTLEFLFEPNDYFNNAILTKVYKMKSEPDQADPFSFEGPEIVDCEGCLIDWKKGKNVTVKTIKKKQKHKGRGTVRTITKQVPSDSFFNFFNPVKVSGDGEALDEDSEFSLAEDFEVGHFFRERIVPRAVLYFTGEAIEDDDDNFEEEEGEEGEEEEDEDEEYDPKKEATQPTECKQQ, via the exons ATGGACGGTGACAAGATTGGCAAAG CGGATCAGGTCGTGCAGAATCCACAGGCCATGGCTGCTCTTCGGGAACGACTTGAAAGTGCATCACATACTCCATCCACCATCATGGATAG TATGCCAGTACAGGTCAAGAGACGAGTTAACGCCTTAAAGCAGCTGCAGGTCAAATGTGCACACATAGAAGCCAAGTTTTATGAGGAAGTCCATGAACTAGAAAGGAAATATGCAGCCATGTATCAGCCACTGTTTGACAAG AGACGAGAAATAGTTACTGGTAGTATTGAGCCTACAGATGAGGAGTGTGAGTGGCACAGTGAaggagaagaggaggatgaaTTAGCT GAAGATatgaaaaagaaagcaacagTAGATGAAAATAAAGAAGATGCAGTACCAGAGGAAGCACTTAAAGGAATCCCAGGGTTCTGGATCACGATATTCCGGAACGTAGATATGCTAAGCGACTTGGTACAT GAGCATGACGAGCCAATCCTGAATCACTTGCAGGACATCAAAGTTAAGTTTTCTGATCCTGGACAACCATTG AGTTTCACGTTAGAGTTCCTCTTTGAGCCCAATGACTACTTCAACAATGCTATCCTAACAAAAGTCTACAAGATGAAGTCAGAACCAGACCAGGCAGACCCTTTCTCTTTTGAAGGACCTGAAATTGTCGACTGTGAAGG ATGTTTAATTGACTGGAAGAAAGGCAAAAATGTGACtgtaaaaacaatcaaaaagaaGCAGAAGCACAAGGGCCGTGGCACAGTGAGGACAATCACGAAACAAGTACCCAGTGACTCATTCTTCAACTTCTTCAACCCTGTCAAAg TTTCTGGAGATGGAGAGGCATTG GATGAAGATTCTGAATTCAGTTTAGCAGAAGATTTTGAAGTTGGACACTTTTTCCGTGAACGGATAGTTCCTCGGGCAGTGCTGTATTTCACTGGAGAAGCCATAGAAGATGATGACGATAAT tttgaagaGGAGGAGGGCGAAGAAGGCGAGGAAGAG gaagatgaagatgaagagtATGATCCTAAG aaaGAAGCAACCCAGCCTACTGAATGCAAACAGCAGTAA
- the LOC121294665 gene encoding nucleosome assembly protein 1-like 4 isoform X2, producing the protein MDGDKIGKDYPPHTHSVADQVVQNPQAMAALRERLESASHTPSTIMDSMPVQVKRRVNALKQLQVKCAHIEAKFYEEVHELERKYAAMYQPLFDKRREIVTGSIEPTDEECEWHSEGEEEDELAEDMKKKATVDENKEDAVPEEALKGIPGFWITIFRNVDMLSDLVHEHDEPILNHLQDIKVKFSDPGQPLSFTLEFLFEPNDYFNNAILTKVYKMKSEPDQADPFSFEGPEIVDCEGCLIDWKKGKNVTVKTIKKKQKHKGRGTVRTITKQVPSDSFFNFFNPVKVSGDGEALDEDSEFSLAEDFEVGHFFRERIVPRAVLYFTGEAIEDDDDNFEEEEGEEGEEEEDEDEEYDPKKEATQPTECKQQ; encoded by the exons ATGGACGGTGACAAGATTGGCAAAG ATTATCCCCCCCACACCCATTCTGTAGCGGATCAGGTCGTGCAGAATCCACAGGCCATGGCTGCTCTTCGGGAACGACTTGAAAGTGCATCACATACTCCATCCACCATCATGGATAG TATGCCAGTACAGGTCAAGAGACGAGTTAACGCCTTAAAGCAGCTGCAGGTCAAATGTGCACACATAGAAGCCAAGTTTTATGAGGAAGTCCATGAACTAGAAAGGAAATATGCAGCCATGTATCAGCCACTGTTTGACAAG AGACGAGAAATAGTTACTGGTAGTATTGAGCCTACAGATGAGGAGTGTGAGTGGCACAGTGAaggagaagaggaggatgaaTTAGCT GAAGATatgaaaaagaaagcaacagTAGATGAAAATAAAGAAGATGCAGTACCAGAGGAAGCACTTAAAGGAATCCCAGGGTTCTGGATCACGATATTCCGGAACGTAGATATGCTAAGCGACTTGGTACAT GAGCATGACGAGCCAATCCTGAATCACTTGCAGGACATCAAAGTTAAGTTTTCTGATCCTGGACAACCATTG AGTTTCACGTTAGAGTTCCTCTTTGAGCCCAATGACTACTTCAACAATGCTATCCTAACAAAAGTCTACAAGATGAAGTCAGAACCAGACCAGGCAGACCCTTTCTCTTTTGAAGGACCTGAAATTGTCGACTGTGAAGG ATGTTTAATTGACTGGAAGAAAGGCAAAAATGTGACtgtaaaaacaatcaaaaagaaGCAGAAGCACAAGGGCCGTGGCACAGTGAGGACAATCACGAAACAAGTACCCAGTGACTCATTCTTCAACTTCTTCAACCCTGTCAAAg TTTCTGGAGATGGAGAGGCATTG GATGAAGATTCTGAATTCAGTTTAGCAGAAGATTTTGAAGTTGGACACTTTTTCCGTGAACGGATAGTTCCTCGGGCAGTGCTGTATTTCACTGGAGAAGCCATAGAAGATGATGACGATAAT tttgaagaGGAGGAGGGCGAAGAAGGCGAGGAAGAG gaagatgaagatgaagagtATGATCCTAAG aaaGAAGCAACCCAGCCTACTGAATGCAAACAGCAGTAA
- the LOC121294665 gene encoding nucleosome assembly protein 1-like 4 isoform X3, with the protein MEGGVSTKCGTFTAATSLREEGKRPRADQVVQNPQAMAALRERLESASHTPSTIMDSMPVQVKRRVNALKQLQVKCAHIEAKFYEEVHELERKYAAMYQPLFDKRREIVTGSIEPTDEECEWHSEGEEEDELAEDMKKKATVDENKEDAVPEEALKGIPGFWITIFRNVDMLSDLVHEHDEPILNHLQDIKVKFSDPGQPLSFTLEFLFEPNDYFNNAILTKVYKMKSEPDQADPFSFEGPEIVDCEGCLIDWKKGKNVTVKTIKKKQKHKGRGTVRTITKQVPSDSFFNFFNPVKVSGDGEALDEDSEFSLAEDFEVGHFFRERIVPRAVLYFTGEAIEDDDDNFEEEEGEEGEEEEDEDEEYDPKA; encoded by the exons CGGATCAGGTCGTGCAGAATCCACAGGCCATGGCTGCTCTTCGGGAACGACTTGAAAGTGCATCACATACTCCATCCACCATCATGGATAG TATGCCAGTACAGGTCAAGAGACGAGTTAACGCCTTAAAGCAGCTGCAGGTCAAATGTGCACACATAGAAGCCAAGTTTTATGAGGAAGTCCATGAACTAGAAAGGAAATATGCAGCCATGTATCAGCCACTGTTTGACAAG AGACGAGAAATAGTTACTGGTAGTATTGAGCCTACAGATGAGGAGTGTGAGTGGCACAGTGAaggagaagaggaggatgaaTTAGCT GAAGATatgaaaaagaaagcaacagTAGATGAAAATAAAGAAGATGCAGTACCAGAGGAAGCACTTAAAGGAATCCCAGGGTTCTGGATCACGATATTCCGGAACGTAGATATGCTAAGCGACTTGGTACAT GAGCATGACGAGCCAATCCTGAATCACTTGCAGGACATCAAAGTTAAGTTTTCTGATCCTGGACAACCATTG AGTTTCACGTTAGAGTTCCTCTTTGAGCCCAATGACTACTTCAACAATGCTATCCTAACAAAAGTCTACAAGATGAAGTCAGAACCAGACCAGGCAGACCCTTTCTCTTTTGAAGGACCTGAAATTGTCGACTGTGAAGG ATGTTTAATTGACTGGAAGAAAGGCAAAAATGTGACtgtaaaaacaatcaaaaagaaGCAGAAGCACAAGGGCCGTGGCACAGTGAGGACAATCACGAAACAAGTACCCAGTGACTCATTCTTCAACTTCTTCAACCCTGTCAAAg TTTCTGGAGATGGAGAGGCATTG GATGAAGATTCTGAATTCAGTTTAGCAGAAGATTTTGAAGTTGGACACTTTTTCCGTGAACGGATAGTTCCTCGGGCAGTGCTGTATTTCACTGGAGAAGCCATAGAAGATGATGACGATAAT tttgaagaGGAGGAGGGCGAAGAAGGCGAGGAAGAG gaagatgaagatgaagagtATGATCCTAAG GCATAA